The Gemmatimonadaceae bacterium genome contains the following window.
GACGGCGCGGAGCTGGTGCTGCTGGCCTCACCGTCGCACGTGCTCCGCGAGGTTGTCTCGCATGCGCGCGCCTGGGTGGCCCCCGGCGCGACGGCCGTGGTGGCCACGAAGGGCATCGAGCGCCATTCGTTCGCCCTCATGACGGACGTCGTCGAGCAGGAGCTGCACGGCCATGCGGTGGTCGCCCTCTCCGGCCCGAGTTTTGCCGCCGAAGTCGCGACCAGGCATCCGACGGCCGTCGTCGCCGCCTCGGCCGATGCCGCCGCCGCGATGCGGGTGCAGCAGTCGTTCAGTGCGCCGTTCTTCCGCGTGTATTCCAGCGACGACGTCAAGGGCGTGGAGCTTGGCGGGGCACTCAAGAATGTCATGGCGGTGGCCGCGGGAATGAGCGACGGCCTCGGCCTCGGGTTCAACACGCGGGCGGCGCTGATCACGCGCGGCCTCGCCGAGATGATGCGCCTGGGCGTCGCGATGGGCGCGCATCCGCAGACCTTCGCCGGACTCGCCGGCATGGGCGATCTCGTGCTGACGTGCACGGGTTCGCTGAGCCGCAATCGGCAGGTCGGGCTCGAGATCGGGAAGGGCGCGACGCTCCCCGAGGTGCTCGCG
Protein-coding sequences here:
- a CDS encoding NAD(P)H-dependent glycerol-3-phosphate dehydrogenase; translated protein: MRCAVLGAGAWGTALASLLADNGHETTVWCLEPDVAEAITHSAANPRFLPGIQLSARLRGTTDKAAALDGAELVLLASPSHVLREVVSHARAWVAPGATAVVATKGIERHSFALMTDVVEQELHGHAVVALSGPSFAAEVATRHPTAVVAASADAAAAMRVQQSFSAPFFRVYSSDDVKGVELGGALKNVMAVAAGMSDGLGLGFNTRAALITRGLAEMMRLGVAMGAHPQTFAGLAGMGDLVLTCTGSLSRNRQVGLEIGKGATLPEVLAGRETVAEGVVTTESARELAIARGVEMPIVNAVHRVLFEHQPARQAMVELMSRELRGERD